From a region of the Fischerella sp. JS2 genome:
- a CDS encoding ATP-binding protein, which produces MTQKFMKWSIQGKWIAGGFCLTLLLMVLVSFASYKNTLEIRESADKVQYTYEALNTLTDFYAAMSVAESGRRGYIFLGSTQELERYQTAVKNMQSEMQLLQHQIHASSSQKQRLVLLKSLVNQRLSLLQQSIALYMKDKSAFQAQSLITKKSINIRENILQLLQVIKAEEQDYLKSSLQQSQYSIHYRTIIEILGTILSFIVVSSLCFILYRQWVKHDEVEALEKTLNQEKELNELKLRLFSMISHEFRTPLSVILLSSQLLKEILQESVDENNLKNLYRIQSSAKLMNQLITDLLTLTRAESGKLDFNPQLINLESFCLNLLEDFQLFDTKNTAIHFIKYGRCYRANMDEKLLYSILSNLLLNAIKYSPQGGNVYLLLKCEVEATIFQVKDEGIGIPQHEQQKIYEPFYRGQNVENIVGTGLGLAVVKKCVELHQGEIFVESEVGVGTIFTVKIPH; this is translated from the coding sequence ATGACTCAAAAATTTATGAAGTGGTCTATTCAGGGTAAATGGATAGCAGGGGGATTTTGCTTAACCCTCCTGTTGATGGTACTAGTTAGCTTCGCTTCATATAAAAACACTCTTGAAATTAGAGAAAGTGCTGATAAAGTGCAATATACTTATGAAGCTCTCAATACACTGACTGATTTTTATGCTGCTATGTCAGTTGCTGAATCAGGACGACGCGGATATATCTTTTTAGGAAGTACACAAGAGTTAGAGCGCTACCAAACTGCTGTCAAAAATATGCAGTCTGAAATGCAGTTATTGCAGCATCAAATACATGCTAGTTCGAGTCAAAAACAGCGATTAGTACTCCTGAAATCTCTAGTTAATCAAAGATTATCCCTGTTGCAGCAATCAATAGCGTTGTATATGAAAGATAAATCAGCATTTCAAGCTCAATCGTTAATTACAAAAAAAAGTATTAATATTCGAGAAAATATTCTCCAATTACTACAAGTAATTAAAGCAGAAGAACAAGATTATTTAAAAAGCTCGCTTCAGCAATCACAGTACAGTATTCACTATAGAACAATCATCGAAATACTAGGTACAATTTTAAGCTTTATTGTAGTTTCTAGTTTGTGTTTTATACTTTATCGTCAATGGGTAAAACATGATGAGGTTGAAGCATTAGAAAAAACCTTAAATCAAGAGAAAGAATTAAATGAACTAAAACTTCGCCTCTTTTCGATGATTTCTCATGAATTTCGTACACCTTTGAGTGTGATTTTGCTTTCATCTCAATTATTAAAGGAAATTCTTCAGGAATCTGTTGATGAGAATAATTTAAAAAATTTATATCGCATTCAATCCTCAGCTAAATTAATGAATCAATTAATCACTGATTTGTTGACTTTAACAAGAGCGGAGTCGGGAAAATTAGATTTTAATCCTCAGTTGATTAATTTAGAAAGTTTTTGTTTAAATCTACTAGAAGATTTTCAACTTTTTGATACCAAAAATACTGCAATACATTTTATTAAATATGGTCGCTGTTATCGGGCAAATATGGATGAAAAACTCCTATATTCTATTCTCAGCAATTTGCTTTTGAATGCCATCAAGTATTCACCACAAGGAGGAAACGTATATTTATTATTAAAGTGTGAAGTAGAAGCTACTATTTTCCAAGTTAAAGATGAAGGAATAGGCATTCCCCAGCATGAACAGCAGAAGATTTATGAGCCGTTTTATCGAGGTCAAAATGTTGAAAATATAGTTGGTACCGGGTTAGGATTAGCAGTTGTGAAAAAATGTGTGGAACTCCACCAAGGAGAAATTTTTGTGGAAAGTGAAGTAGGAGTCGGTACAATATTTACGGTCAAAATCCCTCACTGA
- a CDS encoding AAA family ATPase, which yields MPHSNLTANICTDTNGTLAVGKHILKIGSSQGAIAELATIPQQPNLLERSTPVLIRQPPSEKLLEREKPINVNEAIATLKFGQSVEFYSPVGFGKSFLLRYCAQELQTDSIFSDGVISLSSHHPYVSDLLQVIWEAFYRYESDTPYKSTDEQIRHQIQDKHALVILDDGDQLIQDEVQKLRNAASNCTFLVASTKQRLPKPAYSTALSGLSIEDALVFVETKMQRSLKIEELPAARSLCIILKGNPMHLQLAITYVLAEGRSLAEIVSQLPNSQASIYLIQQIIESLSHTHRNILEILAVMGEVGLLEEEVAAITQQPDASEILKNLQQRYLIQQEDFRYRINKTITAVLPPAWKLGTPLENTIAYFINWTQLYLQQPQNLLVKIDAIVQILEVAVRASRWQVVLHLAKAVEGLLALSKRWGLWEHVLQRGLQASQAERDKASEAWALHQLGTHALCLEENTVAFRYFTRALELRESLSDFTGLALTRQNFNLLPLSLLNSQPQNIHNGSSEPYTLPKIEKNPNFSNHVQKSKVDSLKNGYQPVVNHQIVSSIQAKEADPLPPSSVSPLTRMNIVEGQTLPPPLRQNFLLSPQGVITTGILASSGLLAWFYWGRTAPQPIQPDTSKPQATTIPLAQPQIEATSIPSPIAKPTNSEIPTLSPLKPLKETKPIIDPALTPPTFPEPTFVKPKQPQSKPTSAPVPKYLPTPTATPEPTPTVETEPGFNFTPVPSPGFGLPSPITSPTPTFEPPSPETTSKPIFTPSPTQEPTSSSVTIPSTFTPSPTPEPTSKSITITSTPEVTVTPIEEPSNQN from the coding sequence ATGCCGCATAGCAATTTGACAGCAAATATATGCACAGATACCAATGGTACGTTGGCTGTAGGTAAGCATATACTCAAAATCGGTTCCAGCCAAGGTGCGATCGCAGAATTAGCAACCATACCACAACAACCGAATTTGCTAGAACGTTCTACACCAGTGTTGATTCGTCAGCCTCCTAGCGAGAAACTTCTAGAGCGTGAAAAACCAATTAATGTTAATGAAGCGATCGCAACTTTAAAATTTGGACAATCGGTAGAATTTTATAGTCCCGTAGGTTTTGGCAAAAGCTTTTTATTGCGTTACTGCGCGCAAGAACTCCAGACTGATTCTATATTTAGTGATGGTGTGATCAGTCTATCTTCTCATCATCCCTATGTAAGTGATTTACTGCAAGTAATTTGGGAAGCTTTTTATAGATATGAAAGCGATACCCCTTATAAATCTACAGATGAGCAAATACGCCACCAAATACAGGACAAACACGCACTAGTTATACTCGATGACGGTGATCAACTTATCCAAGATGAAGTGCAAAAGCTGAGAAATGCTGCTAGTAACTGTACTTTTCTGGTTGCTTCTACAAAACAGCGTCTGCCAAAACCAGCATACTCCACTGCACTGTCTGGACTATCTATTGAGGATGCTTTAGTTTTCGTAGAAACAAAAATGCAACGTTCCCTCAAAATTGAGGAACTACCTGCGGCTAGGTCTCTGTGCATCATCCTCAAAGGAAACCCGATGCATCTGCAATTAGCGATCACTTACGTTTTAGCAGAAGGGCGATCGCTAGCTGAAATTGTCAGTCAACTACCAAATTCTCAAGCTAGTATTTATCTAATTCAACAAATCATCGAGTCGCTATCACACACCCACAGAAACATTTTGGAAATTTTGGCAGTGATGGGTGAGGTGGGGTTATTAGAGGAAGAGGTTGCAGCGATCACCCAACAACCAGACGCCTCGGAAATTCTAAAGAATTTGCAACAGCGTTATCTTATACAACAGGAAGATTTTCGTTATCGGATCAACAAGACAATCACAGCAGTTTTACCACCAGCATGGAAGTTAGGAACACCACTAGAAAATACGATCGCTTACTTTATTAACTGGACACAATTGTATCTCCAGCAGCCACAAAATTTATTAGTCAAAATTGATGCGATCGTACAAATTTTAGAAGTAGCAGTCAGAGCTAGCCGTTGGCAAGTTGTCTTACACTTAGCAAAAGCAGTGGAAGGTTTACTAGCTTTGAGTAAGCGCTGGGGTTTGTGGGAACATGTGCTACAACGTGGACTGCAAGCATCTCAAGCTGAACGAGACAAAGCCTCGGAAGCTTGGGCTTTACACCAACTTGGTACTCACGCCCTTTGTTTAGAAGAAAATACAGTTGCGTTTAGATACTTTACCAGAGCCTTAGAATTACGAGAATCTTTGAGTGATTTCACAGGATTAGCCCTCACTCGCCAAAATTTCAATTTACTTCCTTTATCCTTATTAAATTCCCAGCCTCAAAATATACACAATGGTAGCAGTGAACCTTACACTCTCCCGAAAATTGAGAAAAACCCCAACTTTAGTAATCATGTTCAAAAATCAAAAGTTGACTCGCTAAAAAATGGTTATCAGCCTGTAGTTAATCACCAAATTGTTAGCAGTATTCAGGCAAAAGAGGCTGACCCTTTGCCCCCTTCCTCAGTGTCACCTCTAACTCGGATGAACATAGTAGAGGGACAAACTTTACCTCCACCTTTGCGGCAAAACTTTTTACTTTCACCACAAGGGGTTATTACTACTGGAATTTTGGCTTCTAGTGGATTATTAGCTTGGTTTTACTGGGGTCGTACTGCACCCCAACCCATTCAACCAGATACCAGCAAGCCTCAAGCAACAACTATACCGTTAGCCCAACCGCAAATCGAAGCAACATCCATACCATCACCCATTGCTAAACCTACAAACTCAGAAATACCCACACTGTCACCCTTAAAACCCTTAAAAGAAACTAAGCCCATAATAGATCCGGCATTGACACCACCAACATTTCCCGAACCAACATTCGTCAAGCCAAAACAGCCACAAAGCAAACCTACATCTGCACCAGTACCAAAATACTTACCCACACCCACTGCCACTCCAGAACCAACACCAACAGTAGAAACCGAACCAGGCTTTAATTTTACACCAGTACCTAGTCCGGGCTTCGGTCTACCCTCTCCGATAACTTCGCCAACACCAACTTTTGAGCCACCATCACCGGAAACTACATCTAAACCTATTTTTACCCCGTCACCAACTCAAGAACCAACATCAAGCTCAGTAACTATACCCTCTACTTTTACCCCGTCACCGACTCCAGAACCAACATCAAAATCAATCACCATCACTTCTACTCCAGAAGTGACGGTGACGCCAATTGAAGAACCATCTAATCAAAATTGA
- a CDS encoding DUF1830 domain-containing protein: MKWKQSYHGWLIEIIPMPKGYLFQCWLPDEKTGFSDRQIYPTFVQTFAAAKKRADLEAVSLALIRFLNQAYKPCNLSSDEYKALEMSIFNFVQQASRTQMHNSPTFLTQNQILCFYKNTTSQIQILRISNITNCDFEQIVFPGEQMLFEAFPQAELEIHMDSTTGATLTNKILCSNLQVYG, translated from the coding sequence ATGAAATGGAAGCAGTCTTATCATGGCTGGTTGATTGAAATAATACCAATGCCCAAAGGATATTTATTTCAGTGTTGGCTGCCGGATGAAAAGACTGGATTTAGCGATCGCCAAATTTATCCCACTTTCGTTCAAACTTTTGCAGCAGCCAAGAAACGGGCTGATTTAGAAGCTGTGAGTCTAGCGTTAATCCGTTTTCTCAACCAAGCTTACAAGCCGTGCAATCTTAGCTCTGATGAATATAAGGCTTTGGAAATGTCTATTTTCAACTTTGTTCAACAAGCCAGTAGAACCCAAATGCATAACTCTCCAACATTCCTTACACAAAACCAAATTTTGTGTTTCTACAAAAACACAACTAGTCAGATTCAAATCCTTCGCATCTCCAACATTACTAACTGTGACTTCGAGCAAATTGTTTTTCCTGGAGAACAAATGCTATTTGAGGCTTTTCCCCAAGCAGAGCTAGAAATCCATATGGATAGTACAACGGGTGCAACTTTAACCAATAAAATTTTGTGTTCCAATCTACAAGTATATGGCTGA
- a CDS encoding CoB--CoM heterodisulfide reductase iron-sulfur subunit B family protein has product MLSHTLKYAYYPGCVAQGACRELHQSTVALSKALGIELIELKKAACCGSGTFKEDSQLLEDTVNARNISLAEELNLPLLTHCSTCQGVIGHVDEHLKQCQKTNPAYVGQVNSLLQKEGCSPYRGSTEVKHLLYALANDYGLEEIQQRVSRKLSGLKCAAFYGCYLLRAQKFMLYDDPFQPETMENLFRAVGATPIYYRGRTQCCGWPLASYATTESFKMAGKHIQEAIEAGADCMVTPCPLCHLNLDSRQPEVEKVIGHKLSLPVLHLPQLVALAIGISPKELGLERHIVSTRPVLEKLGL; this is encoded by the coding sequence ATGCTATCCCATACGTTGAAATACGCTTACTACCCAGGTTGTGTTGCTCAAGGGGCTTGCCGGGAACTTCATCAATCCACAGTTGCCCTCAGCAAAGCATTGGGCATTGAACTTATTGAACTTAAAAAAGCTGCCTGCTGCGGTTCCGGTACTTTTAAGGAAGATTCCCAACTTTTAGAAGATACTGTCAATGCTCGCAATATTTCTTTAGCAGAAGAATTAAATTTGCCACTGCTGACTCATTGTAGTACTTGTCAAGGTGTAATTGGCCATGTTGATGAACACCTCAAACAATGTCAGAAAACAAATCCCGCTTATGTAGGACAAGTTAACAGCTTGCTCCAAAAAGAAGGCTGTTCACCTTACCGGGGAAGTACAGAAGTTAAACATCTGCTTTATGCTCTAGCAAATGATTATGGCTTAGAGGAGATTCAACAACGAGTTAGCCGTAAACTATCTGGACTCAAATGTGCTGCTTTTTACGGTTGTTATCTCCTGCGCGCCCAAAAATTTATGCTTTATGATGACCCCTTCCAGCCAGAGACGATGGAAAATCTATTTAGGGCAGTGGGAGCTACACCAATTTATTACAGAGGTCGTACACAGTGTTGCGGTTGGCCTCTTGCTAGTTATGCTACCACCGAGTCGTTCAAAATGGCTGGTAAGCATATTCAAGAAGCCATAGAAGCAGGCGCTGATTGTATGGTGACACCTTGTCCTTTATGTCACCTTAACCTAGATTCTCGTCAACCAGAGGTAGAAAAAGTAATTGGACACAAGCTAAGTTTACCAGTCTTGCATCTACCGCAGTTGGTTGCCTTAGCAATTGGGATTAGTCCGAAAGAACTAGGTTTAGAAAGGCACATTGTTTCTACTCGCCCAGTGTTGGAGAAGTTAGGACTTTGA
- a CDS encoding efflux RND transporter permease subunit, translating into MVKPHHSKTLRERFNISKLAIQHPRLTVSFWLAVMIAGILAFSSLKYALFPDITFPVVVINATSPLSTALDTEAKLTQPIEQRLNSLEGLDKIRSSTYPGQTVVSLSFFVGTNLEKSTTRVETELKQASLPEGSSFKIIPIRLNESAAVSYAVESQSRNLTELTKLTNEQIIPAIAKQPGVLRVDLLGASAAMQQGATLVRFNSKDALAIQVIKRGDANTLEVVSRVENQVQQLRSTLSDVQITLAATQAEYIRKATDATIDALYEAIVLAIIVIFPFLWNWRATIISALAIPISLLATFIVMALFGFNLETITLLALALVIGSIVDDAIVDVENIMRHVEDGEHPRQAAFLATNEIGLTVTAATFTAVAVFLPIGLMGGVIGQFFKPFGITVSAAMLASLLVARTLSPVLASYWLKPKPAGSKTRQGRRWSSFAQYYQNLLGWSLNHRAIVISLAVLSFVAGIALIPLVPKGFIPKLDRGAFNVVYTTDLPNLSELGQGAENTGNFVPEFSPSPRLPVSDSVSSLFPDESPITTILNNSAEVGKKLEEVVRKSPAVETVFTVVGTREGEPNKGKLYVKLKSDRNIKTSELQDQFRSSLPKLEGVSISVEDIQFVDSGAQKPLEVALQSNDLNTLSQTAQTIKERLQKLPGFADVTVKGTTNAQEKVSQIERLNNQRVAYISANLGQNLPLGDATDKLVAEARAVMPAGVTLNLGGDSERSGEVFASFGTNLALSALCIIFVLIALFRSWVDPVVICISLPLALVGAMLALVVTKSDFGMISLIGFVFLLGLANKNAILIVDCINQLRDVGLNRKEAILQAGPIRLRPIMMTTASTILGMLPIALGLGAGSELRSPMAVAIAGGLVSSTILSLIVVPVVYAVLDDWFPRRRDIKPKG; encoded by the coding sequence ATGGTAAAACCTCATCACTCTAAGACTCTCCGTGAGCGCTTTAATATCTCTAAATTAGCGATTCAACATCCCCGACTGACGGTGAGTTTTTGGTTAGCTGTGATGATAGCGGGAATACTTGCTTTTAGTTCCCTCAAGTATGCTTTGTTTCCAGATATTACCTTTCCTGTAGTAGTAATAAATGCTACATCTCCACTTTCGACAGCCTTAGATACGGAAGCAAAGCTCACCCAACCCATAGAACAACGTCTCAATTCTTTAGAAGGGCTTGATAAAATTCGCTCTTCTACATACCCTGGTCAAACAGTTGTGAGTTTGTCTTTTTTTGTTGGTACTAACCTGGAAAAGTCTACCACAAGGGTAGAAACAGAACTCAAACAAGCATCTCTGCCTGAGGGTTCGTCTTTTAAGATTATTCCAATTAGATTGAATGAGTCTGCTGCTGTTAGTTACGCCGTTGAGAGTCAGTCACGAAATTTAACAGAACTGACAAAGTTAACTAATGAGCAAATTATACCTGCGATCGCCAAACAGCCAGGAGTGTTAAGAGTAGATTTATTAGGCGCTTCTGCTGCTATGCAACAAGGAGCAACATTAGTCCGGTTCAACAGCAAAGATGCGCTTGCTATTCAAGTAATTAAACGTGGTGATGCGAACACCTTGGAAGTAGTTTCTCGGGTAGAGAATCAGGTACAACAGCTACGTTCTACGTTGAGTGATGTTCAAATCACCCTAGCTGCTACGCAAGCAGAGTATATCCGCAAAGCCACCGATGCCACTATTGATGCTTTATATGAAGCCATAGTTTTGGCGATCATCGTTATTTTTCCATTTTTGTGGAATTGGCGAGCGACTATAATTTCTGCACTGGCAATTCCTATATCTTTATTAGCAACTTTTATTGTCATGGCCTTATTTGGCTTCAACCTAGAGACAATCACACTATTGGCTCTCGCTTTGGTAATTGGCAGTATTGTTGATGATGCGATCGTTGATGTCGAAAATATTATGCGACACGTCGAGGACGGAGAACACCCCCGACAAGCTGCTTTTTTAGCTACAAATGAGATTGGTTTGACGGTCACAGCAGCGACTTTTACAGCAGTCGCCGTGTTTCTACCTATAGGTTTAATGGGTGGAGTAATTGGTCAATTTTTTAAACCCTTTGGCATTACAGTTTCCGCAGCAATGCTAGCTTCTTTGTTAGTTGCCCGGACTTTATCGCCAGTTTTGGCTAGTTACTGGCTCAAACCCAAGCCTGCTGGTTCTAAAACTCGCCAAGGAAGGAGATGGTCGAGTTTTGCCCAATATTACCAGAATTTGCTAGGTTGGTCGCTGAATCATCGTGCCATAGTCATAAGTTTAGCTGTACTGAGTTTTGTAGCGGGTATAGCTTTGATTCCACTAGTTCCCAAAGGGTTTATACCGAAATTAGACCGAGGTGCATTCAATGTAGTTTATACCACTGATTTACCGAATTTATCGGAGTTAGGACAAGGAGCAGAGAACACAGGAAATTTTGTTCCAGAATTTTCCCCATCGCCACGTCTACCTGTGTCTGATTCTGTCTCTTCTCTTTTCCCTGATGAATCTCCAATCACAACGATCTTGAATAACTCTGCTGAGGTAGGTAAGAAACTGGAGGAAGTAGTGAGAAAATCACCGGCAGTAGAAACAGTATTTACTGTCGTCGGTACGCGTGAGGGAGAACCGAATAAAGGTAAACTTTACGTCAAACTCAAAAGCGATCGCAACATCAAAACCTCAGAGTTACAAGATCAGTTTCGTTCCTCTTTACCCAAACTTGAGGGTGTAAGTATTAGCGTTGAAGACATCCAATTTGTTGATTCTGGCGCGCAAAAACCTTTAGAAGTAGCATTACAGAGTAACGATCTCAATACCCTCAGTCAAACTGCCCAGACAATCAAAGAACGTCTGCAAAAATTGCCAGGATTTGCTGATGTTACAGTCAAAGGCACAACAAATGCCCAGGAAAAAGTCTCGCAAATCGAACGTTTGAATAATCAACGAGTTGCCTATATTAGCGCCAATCTGGGGCAGAATTTACCTCTAGGTGATGCTACTGATAAATTAGTAGCTGAAGCTCGAGCTGTGATGCCTGCTGGTGTAACTTTAAATTTAGGAGGTGACTCTGAACGCAGTGGCGAAGTTTTCGCCAGTTTCGGCACTAATCTGGCGTTATCGGCACTGTGTATTATTTTTGTACTCATTGCCCTGTTCCGCAGTTGGGTAGATCCTGTGGTGATTTGTATTTCTTTGCCTTTAGCACTAGTAGGGGCAATGTTGGCGCTAGTAGTCACTAAAAGTGACTTTGGCATGATTTCGCTGATTGGTTTTGTGTTTTTGCTGGGACTGGCTAACAAAAATGCCATTCTGATTGTAGATTGCATTAACCAGTTGCGAGATGTCGGCTTAAACCGGAAAGAGGCAATTCTCCAAGCCGGACCGATACGTTTGCGCCCGATTATGATGACAACTGCCTCAACAATTTTAGGTATGCTTCCCATTGCCTTGGGTTTGGGAGCAGGTTCGGAATTGCGATCGCCTATGGCAGTAGCGATCGCTGGTGGGTTAGTAAGTTCCACCATTTTGAGTTTAATTGTTGTCCCAGTTGTATACGCCGTCCTTGATGATTGGTTTCCTAGACGCAGAGACATTAAACCCAAAGGATAG
- the hpnA gene encoding hopanoid-associated sugar epimerase, whose protein sequence is MRVFVTGGTGFVGANLVRLLLAEGYAVRALVRPDSQLDNLQHLDLEIVRGDLNHPELWQQMQGCQYLFHVAAHYSLWQKDREALYQNNVLGTRNVLAAARKADVARTVYTSSVAAIGVGPGGTIVNETYQSPVEKLVGHYKKSKFWAEQEAMQAAGDGQDIVIVNPSSPIGSWDIKPTPTGDIILRFLRRQMPFYMHTGLNFIDVRDVAKGHLLALQKGKSGDRYILGHQNLTLKQLLDQLAEITGLQPPKRSIPACLPLSVAWVDEKILTRFGKTPSVPLDGVRMATQTMYYDASKAVRELGLPQSPLKLALQNAVDWFLSRPGFTQI, encoded by the coding sequence ATGCGTGTATTTGTCACTGGTGGTACTGGTTTTGTTGGTGCAAACTTGGTGCGATTACTTTTAGCAGAAGGATACGCTGTTAGGGCATTGGTACGTCCTGATAGCCAATTAGATAATCTCCAGCATCTAGATTTAGAAATAGTCAGGGGTGATTTAAATCACCCAGAATTATGGCAGCAGATGCAGGGTTGTCAGTACCTTTTTCACGTCGCTGCTCACTATTCTCTTTGGCAAAAAGACAGGGAAGCTCTCTACCAGAATAATGTCCTGGGTACGCGCAATGTCCTAGCTGCTGCCAGAAAAGCTGATGTTGCTAGAACAGTTTATACCAGTTCTGTAGCAGCTATTGGAGTGGGACCCGGCGGTACGATTGTAAATGAAACTTATCAAAGTCCTGTAGAGAAACTAGTTGGTCACTACAAAAAGTCTAAGTTTTGGGCTGAACAAGAAGCCATGCAGGCAGCTGGTGATGGTCAGGATATAGTTATAGTCAACCCTAGTAGTCCAATTGGATCTTGGGATATTAAGCCAACGCCGACAGGAGATATTATTTTACGGTTTCTGCGACGGCAAATGCCTTTTTATATGCACACAGGACTGAATTTTATTGATGTGCGGGATGTGGCGAAGGGGCATTTACTCGCTTTACAAAAAGGTAAATCAGGCGATCGCTATATATTAGGACATCAAAATCTGACGCTCAAACAATTACTCGATCAACTTGCTGAGATTACAGGTTTGCAACCTCCTAAAAGGTCTATACCTGCTTGCTTACCTCTTAGTGTTGCCTGGGTTGATGAAAAAATTCTGACTCGCTTTGGCAAAACACCATCTGTTCCTTTAGATGGTGTGCGTATGGCAACGCAAACGATGTACTATGACGCTTCTAAGGCTGTACGAGAATTGGGTTTACCTCAGTCTCCCCTAAAGCTGGCTCTGCAAAATGCTGTAGATTGGTTTTTATCGCGTCCAGGATTTACGCAGATTTAA
- a CDS encoding response regulator transcription factor — MRILVVEDDTQLAEVLSEVLTRRQYVVDIAQDGEAAWNSVESIKYDLLLLDVTLPKLDGIRFCQRLRTIQANNPAHRNSAAPVLMLTARDTVADKITGLDAGADDYVAKPFDLEELMARIRALLRRGSSATTLSLCWGSLLLNPSTYEATYDDQPLSLTPKEYAILELLVANGRRVLSRSSIIEQVWSMDDSPVEETVRSHIKSLRQKLKISGAAEDFIETVHGLGYRLK; from the coding sequence ATGCGTATTCTGGTAGTTGAAGATGATACCCAATTGGCGGAGGTACTGTCAGAAGTATTAACTAGACGTCAATATGTAGTAGACATTGCCCAAGATGGAGAAGCAGCCTGGAACTCGGTTGAGTCAATAAAGTATGATTTGCTATTGTTGGACGTAACGTTGCCAAAATTAGATGGAATTCGTTTTTGCCAACGTTTACGCACCATCCAAGCCAATAATCCAGCACATCGTAACTCTGCTGCACCCGTGTTGATGCTAACGGCTCGTGACACTGTAGCAGACAAAATTACCGGATTGGATGCGGGAGCAGATGATTATGTGGCCAAGCCATTTGACTTAGAAGAGTTAATGGCTCGTATACGTGCTTTGCTCAGAAGGGGTAGTTCTGCAACCACATTAAGTTTATGTTGGGGGAGCCTGCTTCTCAATCCTAGTACTTACGAGGCTACTTACGATGATCAACCTCTGAGCTTGACACCAAAAGAATATGCGATTTTGGAATTACTGGTTGCCAATGGCAGACGGGTATTAAGCCGTTCTAGCATTATAGAGCAAGTGTGGTCTATGGATGACTCGCCTGTAGAGGAAACTGTTAGATCTCACATCAAATCTCTCAGGCAAAAGCTCAAAATTTCAGGTGCTGCTGAAGATTTTATAGAAACGGTACATGGGTTAGGCTATCGTCTCAAGTAG
- a CDS encoding nucleoside phosphorylase gives MFNSSTIQAILVCQGAEYQAVCRGLSRITGSTPFVIPIPVGVENTYTYLQKSQELNNILNHPQPTLLVMGLCGSLQPRYQVGDIVVYADCIYQENTGDTLVYECDATLTASLQQCLHQVAVVKALTSDHMIWSSTEKCQLGQMLAADVVDMEGYTVLKFFNSTGVTVGMVRVVSDGCDRDLPNLNSTLNSDGSLQPLSLAIAMLKQPIAATRLVRGALQGLQVLEEVTTCLFQP, from the coding sequence GTGTTCAATTCATCAACAATCCAAGCAATCTTAGTCTGTCAAGGTGCGGAGTATCAAGCTGTGTGCCGAGGCTTAAGCCGTATCACTGGCTCTACACCCTTTGTAATACCCATACCTGTGGGTGTAGAAAATACATACACATATTTGCAAAAAAGTCAAGAGTTAAACAACATCCTGAATCATCCCCAACCAACATTATTAGTGATGGGTTTGTGTGGCAGTCTGCAACCCCGCTATCAAGTGGGGGATATTGTAGTGTACGCAGATTGTATTTATCAGGAAAATACTGGCGATACTTTGGTGTATGAGTGTGATGCAACTTTGACAGCATCTTTGCAGCAGTGTCTCCATCAGGTTGCTGTTGTCAAAGCATTAACAAGTGATCACATGATTTGGTCGAGTACAGAAAAATGCCAGCTTGGTCAAATGTTAGCAGCCGATGTTGTGGACATGGAGGGATATACTGTGCTGAAATTTTTCAACTCCACTGGGGTAACGGTGGGAATGGTGCGGGTTGTGAGTGATGGATGCGATCGCGATTTACCTAACCTCAATTCCACACTGAATTCTGATGGTTCTCTTCAGCCTTTATCGTTGGCTATAGCTATGCTGAAACAACCCATTGCTGCAACTAGATTAGTTCGAGGTGCTTTGCAGGGACTGCAAGTTTTGGAGGAGGTGACAACTTGTTTGTTTCAACCCTGA